The Acanthochromis polyacanthus isolate Apoly-LR-REF ecotype Palm Island chromosome 2, KAUST_Apoly_ChrSc, whole genome shotgun sequence genome contains a region encoding:
- the tssc4 gene encoding protein TSSC4, translating to MCDEEHFGEHSEMFISDDVDQLSASDESEPEAPPNKELDHGDDDDDDDDDSVPAALHKAQDSFSLSGGCSAFSDRCHSIFDSLDSVDRQTSSSLSEDNIRDILCTQPPVPSRKTSHLLSNRPTPKTRGVPDYLLHPERWTHYSLEDVPETSNRDNSKVALSFLSSLQQERKVDSSCDIQQRMIFSRAKRLMEEQDSDQLSTVRAKERRMHLSHLEEEDERERETEGSRTEKSVEKSEKKDKDEETDISGPACWPEDGKQVQKEKKLKESSQGFTYFRNTKAKNYRKSSECSDR from the coding sequence ATGTGTGATGAGGAGCATTTCGGAGAGCACAGTGAGATGTTCATCAGTGATGATGTGGATCAGCTGTCAGCCAGTGATGAGTCTGAGCCTGAAGCACCACCCAACAAAGAACTGGATCacggtgatgatgatgatgatgatgatgatgactctgttccagctgctcttCACAAGGCTCAGGATTCATTCAGTTTGAGCGGAGGGTGCTCAGCTTTCTCAGACCGCTGTCACAGTATCTTTGACTCACTAGACAGTGTTGACCGGCAGACGTCCTCCTCTCTGAGTGAAGACAACATTAGAGACATACTGTGTACTCAGCCTCCGGTCCCCAGCCGTAAGACGAGCCACCTTTTGTCCAACCGTCCCACGCCAAAGACGAGAGGAGTTCCAGATTATTTGCTGCACCCTGAGCGCTGGACACACTACAGTCTGGAGGACGTGCCCGAGACCAGCAATCGGGACAACAGCAAGGTGGCGCTCTCCTTCCTGTCCAGTCTGCAGCAGGAGAGAAAAGTGGATTCCTCCTGTGACATCCAGCAAAGGATGATTTTCTCCAGAGCCAAGCGACTGATGGAAGAACAAGATTCTGATCAGCTGTCAACTGTGAGAGCAAAAGAGAGGAGAATGCACCTCAGCCAcctggaggaagaggatgagcgagagagagagactgaaggaagcagaacagaaaaaagtgtagaaaagtctgagaaaaaagacaaagatgaaGAGACAGATATAAGTGGACCTGCGTGTTGGCCAGAGGACGGCAAACAGgtgcagaaagaaaagaagctaAAAGAGTCTAGCCAGGGCTTTACCTACTTCAGAAATACAAAGGCTAAGAACTACAGAAAGAGCTCAGAATGTTCAGACCGCTAA